AGGTTGTCCTTATAAATGCGAGTATTGTTTATCCTCTCTAGATAAATCTGTTAGAAACTTTAACCTGGAAAATTTCTTAGATGCTATGGGCAAGTTAATGGAAAAAGGAGTTCGTGAGTACAAGTTCGTCGACAGGACCTTTAATTTAAGTCCTAAGATATCTCAAAGTATTTTATCCTTTTTTTTGCAGCATATTGAAAAGAACTTATTTTTACATTTTGAAATGGTTCCTGATCGGCTTCCTGACGAGCTCAAGGAATTAATTAAAAAATTTCCACCAGGAAGTCTTCAATTTGAAATCGGTATTCAAACATTAAATGAAGAAGTTGCAAAAAATGTAAGTCGAAAACAAAATAAAGAAAAAATAATTGATAATTTTAAATTCTTAAAAGAAGAAACCCATGTTCATACCCATGCTGATTTAATTGTGGGACTACCTGGAGAGTCCTTAGAAAGTTTCAAAATAGGTTTTGATCAATTAGTTGGGTTTTCTCCGGATGAAATTCAAGTGGGCATTTTGAAAAGGCTTAGAGGCGCGCCCCTTATCAGACATGATAAAGCCTTTCAAATGATTTATTCTGATAAAGCTCCCTATCAAATTTTACAAAATAATAAAATGAGTTATTTTGAAATTCAAAACATGACCAGGTTTTCAAAGCATTGGGATAGCGTCGCCAACTCAGGAAATTGGAAGGTTTTTCTCAATCAATTGATACATTATAGTGAAGTGCAGCAAGAAAGTATTTTTGATATTTTTTTTCTGTTTTCAAAATTTTTATCAAGGCGACATCAGAATCCTTTTGGGATTTCCCTTATTCATTTTGGTGAATCAATTCTTCTATATATGCTGAACGAATTAAATTGGTCCCAAGAGAAAAGTATTGAAATTATAGTGATGGATTACTGCTTTAATAAAAAAAGAGACCTTCCTCCATTTTTAAAATCAAAAGATGAGTGGAGACTTATGAGTTTTAAAATAATAGAAAGAAATAAACCGAGTGTCACATCAGAGCCAAAATCACAAATAGAAATTGAATTAAGTGACAAAATAAAATCTTTGAAAAAAAGGCAGATTCAACATTTGTAGTGATCTATAGTTAATTACAATCTAAATAAAAATTAATTTGATCGTAATCTGCGTGAACAAATGCATTTGTAGCTAATATATCTACACCAAGTATTGAAATAATTCCTCCATCAATGAGCAGACCTAAGAAAGTGACTGGATCAATGGTTCTTTGAACTGAATGATATTCCGATTTGCAGTTTTCAGCATGAACTTCAACAACGACTTTTCCTTTTTTAGGAATTTCAGCCATCAATGGGATTTTAGAATCAGAAGCTCCAAGGGGAACTTCGTTAATAAAAACTTTAGCTCCAGGCCGATCCACAGCAATTTTAATTTGATCAGTAGTTCCATTGATAATGGTCGCACAAGAGGAAAGCAGAACACTTGTTAAAATAATTATAAAGCGCCAATGTAAGAAATTACTTTTTATCATTTAGGCATCATACATAAATTGACTTATAGGTAAACTCTTTTTTATCCTACAAAGAATGAAAAAACAAAACCATCTAAGGAACCATCTAAAAATAAGTTCCCTTTTTATAAATATTTTTATGCCATTGTTTTTTTATGTTTTGCCTACATTGGCGTATCTAGTACCAAACGATACTGATTATAAAATCTTAAAAGAAGACAAATATCAGTATATTCTGCCTTCTGAACAACTCAGCAACTTCATTCAGATTAAAAGTTATAGTGATTTTATTACCCCTTTGTATGAACGGGAATTTGGTTGGATCATTGACGAAAAAACTTCTGTTGTTCTTGCCTCCAAATGGAATCAGATTCCCAATGCCTTTGCCATGTCCACGCCGAACAGTCTTACGGTATATTATTCTGGCGGAGTTGAATTTCTAGAAGGTAGCGCTTCTTCTTCATGGCTCTTTTTGCTCTCTACTCATGAAAGGGCTCATATCTACCAATTGAATGTGAAGCAAAGTCCAGCTAAACAAATGAAATACATTTTTGGAAATGATCCATTGGTATTTATCCCTTTCTTCCCCTGGCCGATTTTTATGACTCCAAACCAATTTTTGCCTACCTTTCTGGTGGAAGGAAATGCTGTTTTAAATGAATCGCGATTTCAAAATGGAGGACGTCTCTATAGCGGTGAAGCTCGAGCGACAGTTCTCAATCTTGTTTTAAATGACAAGGCGGATTTAAAATTCATCATGAATGACAATTTAAATTTCCCTTTCGGTTCTGAAAAATACTTAATTGGTGGGTATTTCCAAAATTTCTTATCAGGGAAATTTGGCATTCAAAAAGTGAATTCCTTTTTTAGTCAAAATGCCAATAGGTATTTAAATCCATTCTTATTAAAAACTAGTTTTGCTGAAACATTTTATCAATCCTATGAAAAGCTATATAATGAGTTCTTATTGGATATGAAAAGCTCCTATTCTTCTTTTAAGATAGCCAAAGGAAACAAAGTTGCCAGTTCGATCAAAGAAATTATTTTTAATAGATCAAAAGATGGTAAGAAGATTATTTTTACGACTCAAAAAGATGGAAAAAATAGAAATATCTTAAATATTATAGATGGCCAGGGATCTCCGTTGATCGAAAGATCTACCTTGCTTAAAAGTGGAAAAGTATTTGAAATTGCTGACAATGAATATCAGTCTGTAGGTAGTGACTATATTGATCGTACAAAATATTTATTTTCTCTTTTTGATGAACAACAAAAGTCAAATTCTCTATATGAAGGTAAATATGTTCATGACATGAAACAAGGACATGTCAGCTATTTTTTAATGGCTGACTCGATAGACACGGGGGAATTATATTTAGATAGTGAGTTTATTGCCAAGACAGAGTCTAAGTCTTTAATAGACCATGAAAATAACATTTACTATTTCAAACAGAATCAAAATAAAAGAGAGTTGTTTATAAATAAAACAAAACTTACGGAATTTGAGGGTTATTTTTCAATTTTACAAGATGTAGTAGATAAAAATGAAATTTATTTTACAGCCAATACCTCTAATGGTTCAGGACTGTATTGCTTTTGTCAGGGAAATATAAAAAAACTTCTTGATAGTGATAATATTTCCAGAGCCATCAAGCTAGATAAGGGCTTCCTTGTTAGCGCCATCGAACCTGACGGATACTCTGCGATTATCGTTGATAAGGGAATTGAAACTATTGAAAATCCCTATGTATACAAATATCTAACTTTAGTTGGAGCGCCAGGGACGGCTCTTTTGCCAAACTTAAATAGTTTAACAAATTCAGAAAGTGATTTTAAGAATTATTTCAGTCTTAGGGAACTCAGATTCCATCGTTTTGCCCCTTCACTATATTTCAATCAGGAAGAGTTTTTGTGGCTTAATAACTTTGGTTTTACAGATCCTTTGTTTTGGTCTTCGTTAGATTTTGGATTTTCTTTTTCTAACAATCAAAGCTTCAATTATATTAATTTTAATTATTCGCCTTACCTCGTTGAGTTTTTTACAAGCGCAACAAATGAAACTTGGAATTTTAACACCACTAAACTTGCTAAAGAATACCGAACTGATTCAAATTTTGATGTAGGAATTAATTATCCCATTTTTAAAAACAGTTTTCATGAGCTTTCCTCAGGACTTATTTTGCAGAATAGGAATCTAGGATTAGATTCTTACTTTAATCAGAAAGTTTTTTTAAACTATTCCTATCAAGAAAATTATTTGCTAAATTTTGGTCCATATCAGTATTTTAACTTCAGGCCCTCCATCTATAAAAAAAATGACTCTTTAATTCTTAATGTTTTAACAGAGTTTAGTTATTATCTTGGAAAAGATTTTTATCTTTCAGGAGGTCTTTCTTATTTAGAGGAAAAAGCGAGCACTCTCAAAAATAATTTAAATCAACTCTCAACGCCTAGGTTTAAAGATAGATTGAGTCTATTAAGTTTTTCTCCCTCATTGTTGATTGAAAAACTAGAACAACAGCAACTGATACTTAAAAAAGAAATCCCTTATTCTATTTATTATTATCGATTTCCGTTATCAGTCCGACGTGTGGCCCCGTACGTTGGGTTCCAAGATAACAAGTTTTATGATTTAGATGCTGCTTTTTTAAAAGAACGATTGACCTTTGCCAACATTGGAATAGAGGCAGAGTTGCTCCTATTCCACCGAATTCCAATCAGGATTAATATTCTAAATTCAGAAATCTATTCAAAAAATCAGAAGGAAAATTTTACCCAGCTTCAACTTGAAAAAGTATTTTAGATCAGTAGCCCTATCAAGAGCTAAATAAAAACTTCTTTTTAAATCTGAGTGCAATTTTCAATTTTATTTTTATTTGAAATGATGACCTTATTGAGATTTTTAATCCAAGCTTCATTATTTTCGTCTTTTGAATTTATTAAATTAAATTCATTTTTTGTAAGCAGTTTAAATTCGCTAACGGCTTGATTGTTGGAACAACCATAGAGAACCGCTAAAGTCTCTAATTTTTCCCCTGAACCCATCGCCATGTCATTTAAGATTTCTTGACGGTTTACTTCAACATAGTTTTCAATCATTTTGTCATTTGAAACAATTCCACTCGATGAACAGTTAGAGGTTCCTGATGTGATCCCGAGGGGTTGTGAAAAAAAAGAGGAGTTTGTCGTCATCGCAATTAATTGTAATCCTTTAGAGTTTTTACTAATGATGACACTTCCAAGTCCACAACCAGCATCACCACTTGCAAGAGCTATTGTTGAAAATCCCGACAAAAGTACAGTTAATATGAAGTTTCTCATGATATATTATCCTCCTTGATAATTATTAAAATTAATCTAACATCTTACTTGCAACTTTTAATCTTAATTTTAAATAACTGAACCAAAGGAGTGTTTGTGTTTAAGAAGTTTTTTTTCTCACTGAGTGTAATCTGTTTTTCGTTTTGTTACTCAAATGCCAAATCTGATCCCAAGAAAGATTCTTCAGAATCTTTTAAAGTGGATGTTTCATCGAGTACTGCCACATGGGTTGGGTTTAAAAAAATTGGAGATAAACACACAGGAAAAGTCTCGTTAAAAAATGGAACTGCCGACTTTAAAGATGGAAAACTCGTCAGTGGCGAGTTCGTATTTGATATGAGTTCTATAATGAATGAGGACTTGAAAGATAAGCCAGACTATCAAACTAAGCTTACAAAACATTTAAAAAGTGATGATTTTTTTAATATTGAAAAATTTCCAGAGTCAAAGTTTTTAATCACATCAGTAAAAGAAAAAGATGGTCAGCCTTGGGTTATTGGAAAATTGACCATGATTGGCAAAACTGAAACCTTAGAGTTCCCTGCAAAAATAGTGATCAAGGACGGTGTCGCCACTGGAACTGGAACGATGAAGGTCGACAGAACAAAGTGGGGTTTAACTTATGGATCTGGAAACTTTTTTAAAGAACTTGTCGCAGATAAAGTTATTGAGGATAAATTTGAAATATCTGTTAATTTGGTAGCTAAAAAGGCCACTTCTCCCAAGTGAACTTAATTTTTTCTTAATTTTTTCGATATCTGAGCAAAGTGGCTTTGTCTCCTTTGCTCAGTTTTTCTGTAGAAGCTGTCCAAGCTGCTGGATGAATTTTTTTTGCCTTTCGAATTAAATAGGGGAACACTTTTTCAGGATAAAGGTTGTAGGATTCCCTAAGACACCAACCGACTCCTTTTTGAACATA
This DNA window, taken from Deltaproteobacteria bacterium, encodes the following:
- a CDS encoding DUF4080 domain-containing protein, whose product is MANDLILLCAINSTYQHTAFGLRYLKANLNELSSLCEIKEFTISQDPKDIAEKILLQKPKILGFGVYIWNTLEILETIKIIKKMTPDIVIILGGPEISYETENQEHYNYCDYVIQGEGDLAFYSLCKNIFDFQKPPSKVIPSSVPEISQIQLPYELYLEEDIKNRVIYVEASRGCPYKCEYCLSSLDKSVRNFNLENFLDAMGKLMEKGVREYKFVDRTFNLSPKISQSILSFFLQHIEKNLFLHFEMVPDRLPDELKELIKKFPPGSLQFEIGIQTLNEEVAKNVSRKQNKEKIIDNFKFLKEETHVHTHADLIVGLPGESLESFKIGFDQLVGFSPDEIQVGILKRLRGAPLIRHDKAFQMIYSDKAPYQILQNNKMSYFEIQNMTRFSKHWDSVANSGNWKVFLNQLIHYSEVQQESIFDIFFLFSKFLSRRHQNPFGISLIHFGESILLYMLNELNWSQEKSIEIIVMDYCFNKKRDLPPFLKSKDEWRLMSFKIIERNKPSVTSEPKSQIEIELSDKIKSLKKRQIQHL
- a CDS encoding DUF3015 family protein encodes the protein MRNFILTVLLSGFSTIALASGDAGCGLGSVIISKNSKGLQLIAMTTNSSFFSQPLGITSGTSNCSSSGIVSNDKMIENYVEVNRQEILNDMAMGSGEKLETLAVLYGCSNNQAVSEFKLLTKNEFNLINSKDENNEAWIKNLNKVIISNKNKIENCTQI
- a CDS encoding YceI family protein, which produces MCFSFCYSNAKSDPKKDSSESFKVDVSSSTATWVGFKKIGDKHTGKVSLKNGTADFKDGKLVSGEFVFDMSSIMNEDLKDKPDYQTKLTKHLKSDDFFNIEKFPESKFLITSVKEKDGQPWVIGKLTMIGKTETLEFPAKIVIKDGVATGTGTMKVDRTKWGLTYGSGNFFKELVADKVIEDKFEISVNLVAKKATSPK